The Pyrus communis chromosome 9, drPyrComm1.1, whole genome shotgun sequence genome has a segment encoding these proteins:
- the LOC137744751 gene encoding sucrose-phosphatase 2-like isoform X1, whose product MDRLEAPARLMIVSDLDHTMVDHHDTENLSLLRFNSLWEANYRHDSLLVFSTGRSPTLYKELRKEKPMLTPDITIMSVGTEITYGNAMVPDDGWVEVLNKKWDRNVVKEEASKFSELKLQAETEQRPHKVSFYVEKAKAQAVTKVLSEVFERHGLDVKIIYSGGMDLDILPQGAGKGQALAYLLKKFKSEGSSPVNTLVCGDSGNDAELFSIPEVYGVMVSNAQEELLQWHAENAKGNTRIIHATERCAAGIIQAIGHFKLGPSLPPRDIADFSDYKLENPNPGHELVKFFLFYEKWRRAEVENSEIYLASMKADCSPSGTFVHPSGVEHSLSDSINALRNCYGDKQGKQFQVWVDGVLATHVGSNTWLVKFDKWELSGEERYATKGTAVISSKGSGVSDGFTWIRVHQTWYKGYEAKDDSTWFF is encoded by the exons ATGGATCGGCTCGAAGCTCCTGCCCGGCTAATGATAGTTTCAGATCTTGATCATACAATG GTTGATCATCACGACACTGAGAACCTTTCCCTGCTTAGATTTAATTCTTTGTGGGAGGCGAATTACCGTCACGATTCTCTGCTGGTTTTTTCTACTGGAAGGTCACCGACATTGTACAAAGAACTGAGGAAAGAGAAACCCATGTTAACACCAGATATAACAATAATGTCTGTGGGGACTGAGATAACATATGGTAACGCAATGGTTCCTGATGATGGCTGGGTTGAGGTTCTGAATAAAAAATGGGATAGGAACGTAGTCAAAGAGGAAGCCAGCAAATTTTCTGAGCTTAAACTTCAG GCAGAAACAGAGCAACGGCCGCACAAGGTTAGCTTTTATGTCGAGAAAGCCAAGGCTCAGGCAGTGACAAAGGTTCTTTCAGAAGTTTTTGAAAGGCATGGG TTGGATGTGAAGATAATCTACAGTGGAGGAATGGATTTGGATATATTACCACAAGGTGCTGGCAAAGGACAAGCTCTTGCATATTTGCTTAAGAAATTTAAGAGTGAGGGAAGTTCACCCGTCAACACTCTTGTTTGTGGTGACTCTGGAAATGATGCTGAGCTTTTTAGCATCCCAGAAGTTTATGGTGTCATG GTTAGCAATGCCCAAGAAGAATTGTTGCAGTGGCATGCTGAAAATGCTAAGGGTAACACAAGGATTATTCATGCAACAGAGAGATGTGCAGCTGGAATCATACAAGCCATTGGCCACTTCAAGCTAGGTCCAAGTTTGCCCCCAAGGGATATTGCAGATTTTTCTGACTATAAACTGGAGAATCCAAATCCTGGTCATGAACTAGTAAAATTTTTCTTGTTCTATGAGAAATGGAGACGCGCAGAAGTTGAGAATTCAGAGATCTATTTGGCAAGTATGAAAGCGGATTGC TCTCCATCTGGTACATTTGTCCATCCTTCTGGAGTTGAGCACTCTCTTTCTGACAGCATAAATGCTCTGAGAAACTGTTACGGAGACAAACAGGGAAAACAATTTCAGGTTTGGGTGGATGGTGTATTAGCTACTCATGTTGGTTCAAACACATGGCTAGTGAAGTTCGATAAGTGGGAATTATCCG GTGAAGAACGTTATGCAACAAAGGGAACTGCTGTTATAAGTTCAAAG GGTTCTGGTGTTTCAGATGGTTTCACTTGGATTCGAGTGCACCAAACGTGGTACAAAGGATATGAAGCAAAAGATGATTCGACGTGGTTCTTCTAA
- the LOC137744751 gene encoding sucrose-phosphatase 2-like isoform X2 codes for MDRLEAPARLMIVSDLDHTMVDHHDTENLSLLRFNSLWEANYRHDSLLVFSTGRSPTLYKELRKEKPMLTPDITIMSVGTEITYGNAMVPDDGWVEVLNKKWDRNVVKEEASKFSELKLQAETEQRPHKVSFYVEKAKAQAVTKVLSEVFERHGLDVKIIYSGGMDLDILPQGAGKGQALAYLLKKFKSEGSSPVNTLVCGDSGNDAELFSIPEVYGVMVSNAQEELLQWHAENAKGNTRIIHATERCAAGIIQAIGHFKLGPSLPPRDIADFSDYKLENPNPGHELVKFFLFYEKWRRAEVENSEIYLSPSGTFVHPSGVEHSLSDSINALRNCYGDKQGKQFQVWVDGVLATHVGSNTWLVKFDKWELSGEERYATKGTAVISSKGSGVSDGFTWIRVHQTWYKGYEAKDDSTWFF; via the exons ATGGATCGGCTCGAAGCTCCTGCCCGGCTAATGATAGTTTCAGATCTTGATCATACAATG GTTGATCATCACGACACTGAGAACCTTTCCCTGCTTAGATTTAATTCTTTGTGGGAGGCGAATTACCGTCACGATTCTCTGCTGGTTTTTTCTACTGGAAGGTCACCGACATTGTACAAAGAACTGAGGAAAGAGAAACCCATGTTAACACCAGATATAACAATAATGTCTGTGGGGACTGAGATAACATATGGTAACGCAATGGTTCCTGATGATGGCTGGGTTGAGGTTCTGAATAAAAAATGGGATAGGAACGTAGTCAAAGAGGAAGCCAGCAAATTTTCTGAGCTTAAACTTCAG GCAGAAACAGAGCAACGGCCGCACAAGGTTAGCTTTTATGTCGAGAAAGCCAAGGCTCAGGCAGTGACAAAGGTTCTTTCAGAAGTTTTTGAAAGGCATGGG TTGGATGTGAAGATAATCTACAGTGGAGGAATGGATTTGGATATATTACCACAAGGTGCTGGCAAAGGACAAGCTCTTGCATATTTGCTTAAGAAATTTAAGAGTGAGGGAAGTTCACCCGTCAACACTCTTGTTTGTGGTGACTCTGGAAATGATGCTGAGCTTTTTAGCATCCCAGAAGTTTATGGTGTCATG GTTAGCAATGCCCAAGAAGAATTGTTGCAGTGGCATGCTGAAAATGCTAAGGGTAACACAAGGATTATTCATGCAACAGAGAGATGTGCAGCTGGAATCATACAAGCCATTGGCCACTTCAAGCTAGGTCCAAGTTTGCCCCCAAGGGATATTGCAGATTTTTCTGACTATAAACTGGAGAATCCAAATCCTGGTCATGAACTAGTAAAATTTTTCTTGTTCTATGAGAAATGGAGACGCGCAGAAGTTGAGAATTCAGAGATCTATTTG TCTCCATCTGGTACATTTGTCCATCCTTCTGGAGTTGAGCACTCTCTTTCTGACAGCATAAATGCTCTGAGAAACTGTTACGGAGACAAACAGGGAAAACAATTTCAGGTTTGGGTGGATGGTGTATTAGCTACTCATGTTGGTTCAAACACATGGCTAGTGAAGTTCGATAAGTGGGAATTATCCG GTGAAGAACGTTATGCAACAAAGGGAACTGCTGTTATAAGTTCAAAG GGTTCTGGTGTTTCAGATGGTTTCACTTGGATTCGAGTGCACCAAACGTGGTACAAAGGATATGAAGCAAAAGATGATTCGACGTGGTTCTTCTAA